Genomic segment of Plasmodium gaboni strain SY75 chromosome Unknown, whole genome shotgun sequence:
AAAAGAACCCATTTGACGAAGTCATAATAACAGGTCTAGGAAACGCAACAAAAATTGCAATAGGTGCAGCATCAATAATGGAAAAGGAAGATATAggtaaataaaaattaaaattaaaattaaaatataaataaaattaaaataatatataaataatattatattatatgtatgtttaattttaatcatgtttattcttttttatatcttatacatattcattttattatttattttttttttttgatagGCCAAATTGTAAAAGTACAAACAGCTTATTTTAGCTCAGATAGGATTAACAGAAGAATCCCCAAAATTAC
This window contains:
- a CDS encoding DNA/RNA-binding protein Alba 3: MASTEEVSQERSENSIQVSMTKKPTFYARIGKRMFTGNEEKNPFDEVIITGLGNATKIAIGAASIMEKEDIGQIVKVQTAYFSSDRINRRIPKITIVLKKHPDFVAN